From Vitis vinifera cultivar Pinot Noir 40024 chromosome 5, ASM3070453v1, the proteins below share one genomic window:
- the LOC104879238 gene encoding uncharacterized protein LOC104879238 isoform X1 — protein sequence MGCRESKLDVVTGNTISQSKKSNADPKRIAPPETRPDDKSGGLEEAAAEGDDAVTVNGKEGETRELDGEREGNEGEQKEKEMERSISRESPNHYFSSRKDNESIDAIAIEERSEYSSPPNEAAGKEINVFSKETTEDSVEEMKAETEKINEEEPRDVKEENFIKESELVTPQTKVLEH from the exons ATGGGCTGCAGAGAATCAAAGCTGGATGTAGTCACCGGCAATACCATCTCCCAGAGCAAGAAATCCAATGCCGATCCCAAGCGCATTGCCCCACCAGAAACCCGACCCGATGATAAGAGTGGTGGTTTGGAGGAGGCGGCAGCAGAGGGTGATGATGCTGTGACGGTGAATGGAAAGGAGGGAGAGACCAGAGAATTGGATGGGGAAAGGGAGGGTAACGAGGGGGAGCAGAAGGAGAAGGAAATGGAGAGATCCATATCTAGAGAGTCACCAAATCATTATTTCTCGTCCAGAAAGGACAATGAATCCATCGATGCCATTGCTATTGAAGAAAGGTCCGAGTATTCATCGCCACCCAATGAAGCTGCAGGTAAGGAGATTAATGTGTTCAGCAAGGAGACAACAGAGGATAGTGTTGAGGAAATGAAAGCCGAAACAGAGAAAATTAATG AAGAAGAACCCAGAGACGTGAAAGAAGAGAATTTTATCAAAGAATCAGAATTGGTGACACCCCAAACAAAGGTTTTGGAGCATTGA
- the LOC104879238 gene encoding uncharacterized protein LOC104879238 isoform X2, producing MGCRESKLDVVTGNTISQSKKSNADPKRIAPPETRPDDKSGGLEEAAAEGDDAVTVNGKEGETRELDGEREGNEGEQKEKEMERSISRESPNHYFSSRKDNESIDAIAIEERSEYSSPPNEAAEEEPRDVKEENFIKESELVTPQTKVLEH from the exons ATGGGCTGCAGAGAATCAAAGCTGGATGTAGTCACCGGCAATACCATCTCCCAGAGCAAGAAATCCAATGCCGATCCCAAGCGCATTGCCCCACCAGAAACCCGACCCGATGATAAGAGTGGTGGTTTGGAGGAGGCGGCAGCAGAGGGTGATGATGCTGTGACGGTGAATGGAAAGGAGGGAGAGACCAGAGAATTGGATGGGGAAAGGGAGGGTAACGAGGGGGAGCAGAAGGAGAAGGAAATGGAGAGATCCATATCTAGAGAGTCACCAAATCATTATTTCTCGTCCAGAAAGGACAATGAATCCATCGATGCCATTGCTATTGAAGAAAGGTCCGAGTATTCATCGCCACCCAATGAAGCTGCAG AAGAAGAACCCAGAGACGTGAAAGAAGAGAATTTTATCAAAGAATCAGAATTGGTGACACCCCAAACAAAGGTTTTGGAGCATTGA